The Brassica napus cultivar Da-Ae chromosome C7, Da-Ae, whole genome shotgun sequence genome has a segment encoding these proteins:
- the BNAC07G13850D gene encoding uncharacterized protein BNAC07G13850D has translation MSSLRDGTLCSRKRYQMNVNGESFHGSFKRIKQGDQTQVQLEKNTTMFYQRSKSENARLMKPDVQLHLDTKGHSESFEDRRTYLDLELNLSLSASSTVKAIMKKDECSKGKTLIMTPSNKGKPGDIRLSRSPSWLAFEGDDDNDDDKKQEMVTTVCMKCHMLVMLCKSTLVCPNCKFIHPDDHSSTKLFKPLSLFKLLC, from the exons ATGTCTTCGCTACGTGATGGAACCCTCTGTTCTAGAAAGAGATATCAGATGAACGTCAACGGAGAATCGTTTCATGGTTCCTTCAAAAGGATCAAACAAGGAGATCAGACACAGGTCCAACTTGAGAAGAACACTACTATGTTCTATCAGAGATCAAAGTCAGAGAACGCCAGGTTGATGAAGCCTGATGTTCAGCTTCATCTAGACACTAAG GGCCATTCAGAGTCATTTGAAGATCGTAGGACTTACTTGGACCTTGAGCTAAATCTTTCTTTATCAGCAAGTTCGACAGTAAAAGCAATCATGAAGAAAGACGAGTGTTCAAAAGGAAAAACTTTGATCATGACACCAAGTAATAAAGGAAAACCAGGTGATATAAGGCTAAGTCGATCCCCGTCTTGGCTAGCGTTTGAAGgcgatgatgataatgatgatgacaAGAAGCAAGAGATGGTAACAACGGTGTGCATGAAGTGTCACATGCTAGTTATGCTCTGCAAATCAACTCTCGTGTGTCCTAACTGCAAGTTCATACACCCTGATGATCACAGTTCCACAAAACTTTTTAAGCCGTTGAGTTTGTTTAAGCTTTTATGCTAG
- the LOC106391695 gene encoding multifunctional methyltransferase subunit TRM112 homolog A yields MRLITHNMLSCNIKGVTNGFPLKIEAEKVVEKEVDFNPDFLRHMFAKIEWKALVEAARSMGYAELPEDSPDATVIDSADETFLRKLHHALLELHLEEGALVCPETGRKFPVNKGIPNMLLHEDEV; encoded by the coding sequence ATGAGGCTGATAACGCACAACATGCTCTCCTGCAACATCAAAGGAGTCACGAACGGCTTTCCTCTAAAGATCGAGGCAGAGAAAGTTGTCGAGAAGGAAGTGGATTTCAACCCAGATTTTCTGAGGCACATGTTCGCCAAGATCGAGTGGAAGGCTCTTGTGGAAGCTGCTCGTTCCATGGGATACGCCGAGCTACCCGAAGATTCGCCTGACGCGACGGTGATTGATTCCGCCGACGAGACGTTCCTGAGGAAACTCCACCACGCGTTGCTCGAGCTTCACCTAGAGGAAGGCGCGCTTGTCTGCCCCGAGACTGGGAGGAAGTTTCCAGTCAACAAGGGTATCCCCAACATGCTTCTCCACGAAGACGAGGTTTAA